One genomic window of Deltaproteobacteria bacterium HGW-Deltaproteobacteria-6 includes the following:
- a CDS encoding MFS transporter — protein sequence MKRASRKELFGWAMFDFANSSYTTVIITVVFCIIFPRLIVGDGPEYRLGNLLWSTALSISYLIVLLTAPLFGAIMDYTGSKKKFLFGSCILTAAATAALYFVGPGGIILGMLLIILSNIGFSYSEAFVSSFLPGLGPSGDLGKISGYAWGLGYMGGLTSTAIVIFGLGAGVYTLENYSNLRLVGPATGLFFLIAAIPTFLWVKERTRPRALPSGENYFTVGFKRLKKTLHDIRDYKDLTILLASFFFAYAGLSIVISFAFIYGDQVVKWSGATQIFMFVITQFTAAAGAFLFGIIQDKWGAKRTFILTLLIWVIAVSLIYGVASVTVFINSLSGASLKEEHVFLLIGSIAGLGLGSTQSACRAMVGLFSPDTKAGEFFGLWSLTSRLSAIMGLMGLGILQTLFGLQKAVLVCSAFFFIAVVIVLFIDEERGKAVAREHAGE from the coding sequence ATCAAAAGGGCTTCGCGCAAAGAACTGTTTGGCTGGGCAATGTTTGATTTTGCCAACTCATCCTACACGACGGTCATTATCACGGTTGTCTTCTGCATCATCTTTCCCAGACTCATTGTCGGAGACGGACCGGAATATCGTCTGGGAAATCTCCTCTGGAGCACGGCGCTCTCCATCAGTTACCTGATTGTGCTTCTCACTGCCCCTCTCTTCGGGGCCATCATGGATTATACGGGATCGAAAAAGAAATTCCTCTTTGGAAGCTGCATTCTTACCGCGGCGGCAACCGCCGCTCTTTATTTTGTCGGGCCGGGCGGCATCATTTTAGGCATGCTGCTCATTATTCTCTCCAATATCGGTTTTTCCTACAGCGAAGCTTTTGTCTCCAGTTTTCTTCCGGGGCTTGGTCCGTCCGGCGATCTGGGGAAGATCTCGGGTTATGCCTGGGGTCTGGGCTACATGGGCGGCCTGACCTCCACGGCCATCGTCATCTTCGGCCTGGGCGCGGGGGTTTACACGCTGGAAAATTATTCCAACCTGCGCTTGGTGGGACCGGCAACGGGTTTATTTTTCCTGATCGCCGCAATTCCGACGTTTCTCTGGGTGAAGGAACGCACAAGGCCCAGAGCGCTGCCTTCCGGTGAAAATTATTTTACCGTCGGATTCAAAAGATTAAAAAAGACCCTGCATGACATCCGGGATTACAAGGATTTGACGATTCTGCTGGCATCCTTCTTTTTTGCCTATGCCGGTCTTTCCATTGTGATCTCCTTTGCCTTTATTTACGGCGACCAGGTTGTCAAATGGTCCGGCGCCACTCAGATCTTCATGTTTGTCATTACGCAGTTTACGGCGGCGGCCGGCGCGTTTCTTTTCGGGATCATTCAGGACAAATGGGGCGCGAAACGGACATTCATCCTGACGCTGCTGATCTGGGTGATAGCCGTCAGCCTGATTTACGGGGTCGCTTCCGTGACCGTTTTCATCAACAGCCTGTCTGGCGCCTCGCTTAAAGAAGAACATGTTTTCCTGCTGATCGGTTCTATCGCCGGGCTGGGTCTGGGATCGACACAGTCCGCCTGCCGAGCCATGGTGGGTCTTTTCTCGCCGGACACCAAGGCCGGTGAGTTCTTCGGTTTGTGGAGTCTCACCAGCCGTCTGTCCGCCATCATGGGACTCATGGGGCTGGGAATATTGCAGACGCTCTTCGGCCTGCAAAAAGCGGTGCTTGTCTGTTCGGCCTTTTTCTTTATTGCCGTTGTCATCGTCCTGTTCATCGATGAAGAGCGAGGGAAGGCTGTAGCGCGTGAACACGCGGGAGAATAA
- a CDS encoding SAM-dependent methyltransferase, whose translation MPAKYGNGIANMPGKPKRPQAGSARKLKPQKASDKAAVALEDVDPRMCGLKDAVRRGWYRLETGELFSGFKVTSDDVVLDVGCGEGNAILFCAKQGAHIVFSDVDAAKIKALIEKANASRARKVEGFVSDATLLPLPDEYATKILSTEMLEHTSHPEKIMAELVRVGKRGARYLITVPDSRSEMLQKPVANPVYFAQPNHIQIFNRENFVRLVENSGLTVERYDTWGFYWTVFMSLFWMVHQQKNFNSPVLDEIKPPYHPVLQGWANTWAGLMELNGSEKLLESFDQYLPKTQVIIARKA comes from the coding sequence ATGCCTGCAAAGTACGGAAATGGAATTGCCAATATGCCAGGAAAACCTAAGCGGCCGCAGGCCGGATCAGCCCGTAAGTTAAAACCACAAAAAGCAAGCGACAAGGCGGCAGTTGCTCTTGAGGACGTTGATCCCCGGATGTGCGGGCTGAAAGACGCGGTGAGGCGGGGATGGTACCGGCTGGAAACAGGGGAGTTGTTCAGCGGCTTTAAGGTGACAAGTGACGATGTTGTTCTGGATGTGGGATGCGGTGAAGGAAACGCCATCCTGTTTTGCGCAAAGCAGGGCGCTCACATTGTTTTTTCCGATGTCGATGCGGCAAAAATTAAAGCACTGATCGAAAAAGCCAATGCGTCCCGTGCCAGGAAGGTTGAAGGCTTCGTCAGCGATGCAACACTTTTACCGCTGCCGGATGAGTATGCGACTAAGATCCTGTCGACGGAGATGCTGGAGCATACGTCCCATCCCGAAAAAATTATGGCGGAGCTGGTCAGAGTGGGTAAGCGAGGCGCAAGGTATTTGATTACAGTGCCTGATTCCCGGTCCGAGATGCTGCAAAAGCCCGTCGCCAATCCCGTCTACTTTGCACAGCCGAACCACATTCAGATTTTTAACAGGGAAAACTTTGTCCGGCTGGTGGAAAATTCGGGATTGACGGTGGAACGGTATGATACATGGGGCTTCTACTGGACGGTCTTTATGTCATTGTTCTGGATGGTTCATCAGCAGAAAAATTTCAACAGCCCCGTCCTGGACGAAATCAAACCGCCTTATCACCCCGTTTTGCAGGGCTGGGCAAATACGTGGGCGGGGTTGATGGAATTAAATGGTTCTGAAAAACTTTTAGAGTCCTTTGATCAATACCTGCCGAAAACCCAGGTCATCATTGCCAGGAAGGCGTAA
- a CDS encoding nicotinamidase — MKAIDRQDALLVVDVQNDFMPGGALAIADGDRLPLVINRISGIFETRVFTRDWHPADHISFSDKPQFVDKSWPPHCVQNTRGAQFHSDLKICAGDRIVSKGDNPRQENYSSFHGTDLEEWLRLRGIRRIYIAGLATDYCVFNTAMDGLRSGFQVWVLEDAVAGVDVPAGSAARALQTLRENGVHIIATAELQD, encoded by the coding sequence ATGAAGGCAATCGACAGGCAGGACGCATTACTGGTGGTTGATGTACAAAATGATTTTATGCCCGGGGGCGCCCTGGCGATCGCGGATGGCGACCGGTTGCCGCTGGTCATCAACAGGATCTCCGGAATTTTTGAGACGCGGGTTTTTACGCGTGACTGGCATCCGGCCGATCACATCAGCTTTTCCGACAAACCGCAATTCGTGGATAAATCCTGGCCTCCCCATTGTGTTCAAAATACCCGGGGCGCACAGTTTCATTCAGACCTGAAAATATGCGCAGGCGATCGGATTGTCAGCAAAGGCGATAACCCCCGGCAGGAAAATTATTCAAGTTTTCACGGAACGGATCTGGAAGAGTGGCTCCGCCTGCGTGGCATCCGCCGGATTTACATTGCCGGTTTAGCCACGGATTATTGCGTTTTTAACACGGCCATGGACGGTCTTCGATCCGGTTTTCAGGTATGGGTTCTGGAAGATGCCGTTGCGGGCGTGGACGTGCCTGCCGGAAGCGCGGCCAGGGCGCTGCAAACGCTGCGGGAAAACGGCGTGCATATTATTGCAACCGCGGAGCTGCAGGACTGA
- a CDS encoding 3-hydroxyacyl-CoA dehydrogenase yields the protein MAKYITECKLNFFQSKKAGKIAIVTMDNGQFPNIPNTWGIEALESLNKVIDVVEKDKDVKGWFLTGKPFIFNVGADIMSADPNATKQAALEIGAAGHQAFKRIMGLKVPTLAAYNGASMGGGVEVGLYHNYRTISKSPGGCDHYALPECFLGLVPGWGGTQLVTKLCGPEAAIELVISNPLNMNKMINSIKAFEMGLADRLIAPAEFVDESLALLERIITGEEKIERKKVDPKMSDELYNKTKAMIVGRVHSGALAPYRALDLIRGAGEWSLDEGFQKENEALADMITSDQFKCGIYSFDLTQRRAKKLPGRPPKEVKGNKIAKIGVIGAGLMASQMALLFAQRYQCPVIMKDIKQEFVDKGLAYVRDQLAKTAKKGKLSAADAKWMGEELITGTISYDEFKDCDFVIEAVFEEMSVKQKVFGDLEAACKPECMFLTNTSSLDVAEMGKFLKDPSRVVGFHFFNPIAMMPLVEIIKTDKTSDIVLATAFDIAKKIKKTPVLVKNASGFLVNRVLTAMSDGIFRVLDEGADFLQTDKAIHELGFPMSPFVLTALVGPAISLHVLETLNKAWPDRFKVNEGLKNLVAKGKKSILIPGDKGAVIVDPEILAGWPQGNKKFTDDEIRQRVLERIAVEVDTILKEGVVASPKDVDTGVIMGAGWPLFMGGITPFLDQKGISKKVTGADFHPNGFLAIEK from the coding sequence ATGGCTAAATACATAACAGAATGCAAATTAAACTTCTTTCAGTCAAAGAAGGCAGGCAAGATAGCGATCGTCACGATGGACAACGGGCAGTTTCCGAACATCCCCAATACCTGGGGAATTGAGGCCCTGGAGTCGCTCAACAAAGTCATCGACGTCGTCGAGAAGGATAAGGATGTTAAGGGCTGGTTCCTGACCGGCAAGCCTTTCATCTTCAACGTGGGCGCCGACATCATGAGCGCGGATCCGAATGCAACGAAGCAGGCGGCCCTGGAGATCGGCGCCGCAGGACATCAGGCCTTCAAACGCATTATGGGGCTCAAGGTTCCGACACTGGCCGCCTACAACGGTGCAAGCATGGGCGGCGGCGTCGAGGTCGGGCTTTATCACAACTACCGCACCATCTCGAAAAGCCCGGGCGGATGTGATCATTACGCGCTGCCCGAGTGTTTCCTGGGCCTCGTGCCGGGCTGGGGCGGTACGCAGCTGGTCACCAAACTGTGCGGCCCGGAAGCCGCCATCGAACTCGTCATTTCCAATCCCCTCAACATGAATAAAATGATCAATTCTATAAAGGCCTTTGAAATGGGTCTGGCGGACAGACTGATCGCACCGGCGGAGTTCGTGGACGAATCCCTGGCTTTGCTGGAACGCATCATCACCGGCGAAGAAAAGATCGAACGCAAAAAGGTTGATCCGAAGATGAGCGACGAGCTCTATAACAAGACCAAAGCCATGATTGTCGGCAGGGTTCATTCCGGTGCGTTGGCACCCTACCGGGCGCTCGATCTCATCCGCGGCGCAGGCGAATGGTCGCTGGATGAAGGGTTCCAGAAAGAAAACGAAGCGCTGGCCGACATGATCACTTCCGACCAGTTCAAATGCGGCATTTACTCGTTTGACCTCACCCAGCGCCGGGCCAAGAAGCTTCCCGGTCGGCCGCCCAAAGAAGTCAAAGGCAACAAGATTGCCAAGATCGGCGTCATCGGCGCAGGCCTCATGGCTTCTCAGATGGCCCTGTTATTTGCACAGCGCTACCAGTGTCCGGTCATCATGAAGGACATCAAACAGGAATTTGTGGACAAGGGTCTGGCTTATGTCAGGGATCAACTGGCCAAGACAGCCAAAAAGGGAAAACTGTCCGCGGCCGATGCCAAATGGATGGGCGAAGAACTCATCACCGGAACCATCTCCTATGATGAATTCAAGGATTGTGACTTCGTCATCGAGGCTGTTTTTGAAGAAATGTCCGTCAAGCAGAAGGTCTTTGGTGATCTGGAAGCCGCCTGCAAGCCGGAGTGCATGTTCCTGACCAACACGTCGTCTCTCGATGTTGCCGAGATGGGCAAATTCCTCAAAGATCCGTCCCGCGTGGTCGGATTCCATTTCTTCAACCCCATCGCCATGATGCCACTGGTCGAGATCATCAAAACCGACAAGACCAGCGATATCGTCCTGGCCACGGCATTCGACATTGCCAAGAAGATCAAGAAGACACCGGTTCTCGTGAAAAATGCTTCCGGATTCCTCGTCAACAGAGTCCTGACGGCCATGTCGGACGGCATCTTCCGTGTCCTCGACGAAGGCGCCGATTTCCTGCAGACGGACAAGGCCATTCACGAGCTGGGCTTCCCGATGTCGCCTTTCGTCCTGACCGCCCTGGTGGGCCCGGCCATTTCCCTGCACGTGCTGGAGACCCTCAACAAGGCGTGGCCTGATCGGTTCAAGGTCAATGAAGGCCTCAAAAACCTGGTAGCCAAGGGAAAGAAATCCATCCTGATCCCCGGGGACAAAGGCGCTGTTATTGTTGATCCCGAGATTTTGGCCGGTTGGCCGCAGGGCAACAAGAAGTTCACCGACGACGAAATCCGGCAGAGAGTACTGGAGCGGATTGCCGTGGAAGTCGACACGATCCTCAAAGAAGGCGTCGTGGCAAGCCCCAAAGACGTGGACACCGGTGTCATCATGGGCGCCGGCTGGCCGCTCTTCATGGGCGGGATTACCCCCTTCCTGGATCAGAAGGGCATTTCGAAAAAGGTGACGGGCGCGGACTTCCATCCGAATGGATTTCTGGCAATAGAAAAATAG
- a CDS encoding acyl-CoA dehydrogenase — translation MASLWVDERDIKFQLNEVFNIGETVLGKGRYVDHDLDMCNMVLDQAQKFAENEIAPTYPDEVHRKPVEAVFKDGKVFAPEAYHRLWKLYCEGGWMSTSDSPEVGGQSFPFIIGGAVANMFLASNQAFVMYTGLSHGAARLVEDFFQHPLRDIIIEKMYTGVWAGTMCLTEPGAGSDVGILKTTAKKNADGTYSITGTKCFISAGDHDLTENIIHPVLARIEGDPDGTKGISIFIVPKIRINEKGELGEPNDVQCGNIESKMGIHGNSTCTLNFGTDGKCIGYLMGEERDGMKIMFQMMNEERQGVGMMGVSLAMSAYLHALDYAKQRIQGSNIIAVALKDPNAKAVPIIQHPDVRRMLIRQKSITEGIRALALLCYYAMDREVNAGLEQNEQDKEYWHGMIEMLTPMVKSYCTERGMEVCSDAVQTYGGYGYCREYPVEQMMRDQKINLIYEGTNGIQAMDLLGRKLGMKKGLYFMNLLGLTQAAVAEAKGNDALKAEALIVEGALNACAGTAMEFAKMMKTTPYVPLIGAADFLNCLSDALVGWLHIWMANVATKGLANAANDKDKAFYSGKIQGAKFFINRITGLVPAKLDNLKQDEQSAMNISEDAFAV, via the coding sequence ATGGCTAGTTTATGGGTTGATGAGAGAGATATCAAATTCCAACTGAATGAGGTTTTTAATATAGGAGAGACGGTTCTGGGCAAGGGCCGCTATGTCGATCACGATCTGGATATGTGCAACATGGTGCTTGATCAGGCGCAGAAATTCGCCGAGAACGAAATAGCCCCCACCTATCCGGATGAAGTTCATCGGAAGCCGGTTGAGGCGGTATTCAAGGACGGCAAGGTATTCGCGCCGGAAGCCTATCACCGCCTTTGGAAGCTTTACTGCGAGGGCGGCTGGATGTCCACATCCGATTCGCCCGAAGTCGGCGGTCAGTCCTTCCCGTTTATCATCGGGGGGGCTGTGGCCAACATGTTTCTGGCCTCCAATCAGGCTTTTGTCATGTACACCGGTCTGAGCCACGGCGCGGCGCGCCTGGTGGAAGACTTTTTTCAGCACCCTCTGCGCGACATCATTATTGAAAAAATGTACACCGGTGTCTGGGCCGGTACGATGTGTCTGACCGAGCCGGGGGCAGGCTCCGACGTGGGCATACTGAAAACCACGGCCAAAAAGAATGCGGATGGCACCTACTCCATCACCGGCACCAAGTGCTTCATTTCCGCAGGCGACCATGACCTGACGGAGAATATCATCCACCCGGTTCTGGCCCGCATTGAAGGCGATCCGGACGGAACGAAGGGCATCTCCATTTTTATCGTTCCCAAGATCCGCATCAACGAAAAGGGCGAACTGGGAGAACCCAATGACGTGCAGTGCGGCAACATCGAAAGCAAAATGGGCATCCATGGCAACTCCACCTGTACGTTGAACTTCGGCACGGACGGCAAGTGCATCGGCTATCTCATGGGCGAAGAGCGCGACGGCATGAAAATCATGTTCCAGATGATGAACGAAGAAAGACAGGGCGTGGGCATGATGGGCGTATCCCTGGCCATGTCCGCGTATCTGCATGCACTGGACTATGCCAAGCAGCGCATCCAGGGCTCGAACATTATTGCCGTGGCCCTGAAGGATCCCAATGCTAAAGCGGTTCCCATCATTCAGCATCCCGATGTGCGGCGCATGCTGATCAGACAGAAATCCATCACCGAAGGAATTCGTGCCTTAGCCCTGCTTTGCTACTATGCCATGGATCGTGAAGTCAATGCCGGCCTGGAACAAAATGAACAGGACAAAGAATACTGGCATGGCATGATCGAGATGCTCACCCCGATGGTCAAGTCCTACTGCACGGAGAGAGGCATGGAAGTATGTTCGGATGCCGTACAGACTTACGGCGGTTACGGCTACTGCCGTGAATATCCGGTCGAACAGATGATGCGCGACCAGAAAATCAACCTGATTTACGAAGGCACCAACGGTATTCAGGCCATGGATCTCCTGGGCCGCAAGCTGGGCATGAAAAAAGGTCTGTATTTCATGAATCTGCTGGGCCTGACCCAGGCGGCCGTTGCCGAAGCCAAGGGCAACGATGCGTTAAAGGCGGAGGCCCTCATTGTTGAAGGCGCGCTGAATGCCTGCGCGGGAACCGCCATGGAATTCGCCAAGATGATGAAAACCACGCCCTATGTTCCGTTGATCGGCGCCGCCGATTTCCTGAATTGTCTGTCCGACGCTCTGGTGGGCTGGCTGCATATCTGGATGGCCAATGTGGCAACCAAGGGCCTGGCCAATGCCGCAAACGATAAGGATAAAGCTTTCTATTCCGGCAAAATCCAGGGGGCGAAATTCTTCATCAACCGCATCACCGGACTCGTGCCGGCCAAACTGGATAATCTTAAGCAGGATGAGCAGAGCGCCATGAACATCAGTGAAGACGCCTTTGCCGTCTAA
- a CDS encoding acetyl-CoA C-acyltransferase, whose protein sequence is MDLRDAYFVDGVRTWFGKARQDGFYWYTRADDMVTKVMKELVRRNPTVPWGEVDDCIMGATTQSGDQGTTMGRTVVFTSGIPETVPGFSVDRMCAGGMTCQSIGSSYIRAGVADMIIAGGVEHMAHHPMGAGADPNPRIVTEKMVEPKYFNMGNTAEKLHDWMPEHGEQPVTKDEADEYAFRVLERYFKALDAGYYDKHCVNMTVFSPTGWRVADRDEQAKRGTTLESIKNLRKFPFKAEGHVTAANASGLNDGACVSLLMSGRKCKELGIKPKMKFVGAAFVGVDPSVMGWGPVPSTEKVLKNYGMKFEDLDIIELNEAFAVQAVGFMKHFGMKTPEDPRLNPYGGTIAMGHPLASSGVRLSMQLAQDFELNPKARYGLTTMCVGLGMGGSIIWENVVGKTI, encoded by the coding sequence ATGGATTTAAGAGATGCGTATTTTGTAGACGGTGTACGGACATGGTTCGGAAAGGCCAGGCAGGATGGTTTCTACTGGTATACACGGGCGGATGACATGGTTACCAAAGTCATGAAAGAGCTCGTCAGAAGAAATCCGACCGTTCCATGGGGAGAAGTGGATGATTGTATCATGGGCGCAACAACGCAGTCCGGAGATCAGGGCACCACGATGGGCAGAACCGTTGTGTTTACTTCGGGTATCCCGGAAACAGTTCCCGGATTTTCTGTGGACCGGATGTGTGCGGGCGGCATGACCTGCCAGAGCATCGGCTCGTCCTATATCAGAGCAGGTGTTGCCGATATGATCATAGCCGGCGGTGTCGAACACATGGCCCACCACCCCATGGGGGCGGGTGCCGATCCGAATCCCAGGATCGTTACCGAGAAGATGGTCGAGCCGAAATATTTTAACATGGGCAACACGGCGGAAAAACTCCACGACTGGATGCCTGAACATGGTGAACAGCCGGTGACCAAGGATGAGGCGGATGAATACGCCTTCCGCGTTCTGGAAAGATACTTCAAGGCTCTGGATGCCGGTTACTACGATAAGCACTGTGTCAATATGACGGTATTTTCCCCCACCGGGTGGCGGGTTGCCGACCGTGATGAACAGGCCAAACGGGGAACCACTCTGGAGAGCATCAAAAACCTCCGGAAATTCCCCTTCAAGGCGGAAGGCCATGTCACCGCGGCGAATGCCTCGGGATTGAATGACGGCGCATGCGTATCGCTTCTCATGTCCGGCCGGAAATGCAAAGAGCTGGGGATCAAACCCAAAATGAAGTTTGTCGGCGCCGCCTTTGTCGGCGTTGATCCGTCCGTCATGGGCTGGGGTCCGGTTCCCTCCACGGAAAAGGTTCTGAAGAACTACGGTATGAAATTTGAAGATCTCGATATCATTGAACTCAATGAAGCCTTCGCCGTACAGGCTGTCGGGTTTATGAAGCACTTCGGCATGAAGACTCCGGAAGATCCCAGACTCAATCCTTATGGTGGAACCATTGCCATGGGCCACCCGCTGGCCAGCTCCGGCGTGCGTCTGAGCATGCAGCTTGCGCAGGACTTCGAGTTGAATCCGAAAGCCAGATACGGACTCACCACTATGTGCGTGGGCCTGGGCATGGGCGGTTCGATCATTTGGGAAAACGTAGTCGGGAAAACAATCTAG
- a CDS encoding methylglyoxal synthase, which yields MKTIAIIAHDGKKAEMVAFIKDHLEILRRYKLVATGSTGGHIEKAGLEVEKKKSGPLGGDAQIASDVVDGKVQAVIFLRDPLGTHPHDPDIFMLMRICDVHNIPLATNTATAYLIIKSLEE from the coding sequence ATGAAGACGATAGCAATAATAGCGCATGACGGGAAGAAAGCGGAGATGGTTGCCTTTATCAAAGACCATCTGGAGATCCTCAGGAGATATAAATTAGTTGCCACCGGTTCTACCGGAGGCCATATCGAAAAAGCGGGGCTGGAAGTTGAAAAGAAAAAATCAGGGCCTCTGGGCGGCGATGCTCAGATCGCTTCGGATGTTGTTGACGGAAAAGTTCAGGCGGTGATCTTTCTGCGCGACCCGCTGGGAACTCACCCTCATGATCCCGATATTTTCATGCTGATGCGGATCTGCGATGTTCATAATATTCCATTGGCCACCAATACGGCCACTGCCTATTTGATTATCAAGTCTTTGGAAGAATGA